One genomic window of Paenibacillus xylanilyticus includes the following:
- a CDS encoding amidohydrolase family protein, with protein MRELADLLITDCSFMTPEFDILDNQSVAIRDTLIIAIGKAEEIKDKYEPKEVLKGRGKLLMPGLVDAHTHTCQQFLRGRTLGEYPMIWSRILVPFESSLSEEVTYLGAQISCLEMLKSGTTSFAESGGVHMHKVAEATIESGLRAAITCSTMDTGPFIPDSMLASSPEEAASRIEELYCAYNGAGEGRLRIWFALRQVMTSTPALITLMADKAREYNAGLHVHLAEHRDEVSYCLQNYQKRPAEVFDQFGALGPNMLAAHNVVLSDGEIALMKERGVKVVHCPRSNFGSHGFPKTPTLMQQGLSIGMGSDGAAGSSLSLFDEMRVFRSGLHAFWGLPIFDPVVIPAHELIRMATIGGAQALQIEDQIGTIEVGKKADLILIDINQPHISPTHRMIPTIVESVNGSDVRDSVINGEIVMKDRQILTMDEEKILYESGRALPHVAVRAGI; from the coding sequence ATGAGAGAACTGGCAGATTTATTAATTACAGATTGCAGCTTCATGACACCTGAATTCGATATTCTGGACAACCAGTCCGTTGCCATCCGGGATACCCTGATTATTGCGATTGGCAAGGCAGAAGAGATCAAGGACAAGTACGAGCCGAAGGAGGTTCTGAAAGGTAGGGGCAAGCTGCTTATGCCCGGACTGGTGGATGCCCATACGCATACCTGCCAGCAATTCCTGCGGGGCCGGACTCTCGGCGAATATCCGATGATCTGGTCGCGGATTCTTGTGCCGTTTGAGAGCAGCCTCAGTGAAGAGGTTACTTACCTGGGTGCACAGATAAGCTGTCTGGAGATGCTCAAATCGGGCACCACGTCCTTCGCCGAGTCCGGCGGGGTACATATGCACAAGGTGGCCGAAGCGACGATTGAATCAGGACTCAGAGCGGCTATTACATGTTCTACTATGGATACAGGCCCGTTCATACCTGACTCGATGCTGGCATCTTCGCCGGAGGAGGCCGCTTCGCGGATCGAAGAGCTGTACTGTGCTTATAATGGTGCCGGGGAAGGACGGCTGCGTATCTGGTTTGCACTGCGGCAGGTCATGACGAGTACACCGGCTTTAATCACTTTAATGGCAGATAAGGCCAGAGAGTATAACGCCGGGCTGCATGTTCACCTCGCGGAACACCGGGATGAGGTCAGCTACTGTCTGCAGAACTACCAGAAGAGACCGGCAGAGGTATTCGACCAGTTCGGCGCACTCGGCCCTAATATGCTGGCGGCACACAATGTTGTCCTCTCCGACGGCGAGATTGCCCTGATGAAGGAGCGTGGAGTCAAGGTTGTTCACTGTCCGAGGAGCAATTTTGGCAGTCATGGCTTTCCAAAAACACCTACGTTGATGCAGCAGGGGCTTTCCATTGGAATGGGCAGCGACGGAGCGGCAGGCTCAAGCCTCAGCCTGTTTGATGAAATGCGTGTATTCCGTTCCGGACTTCATGCCTTCTGGGGGTTGCCGATTTTTGATCCGGTTGTTATTCCTGCACATGAGCTGATCCGGATGGCTACGATCGGCGGCGCACAGGCGCTGCAAATTGAGGATCAAATCGGCACGATTGAGGTCGGCAAAAAAGCGGACCTGATCCTAATTGACATCAATCAGCCTCATATCAGTCCGACTCATCGGATGATCCCTACGATTGTCGAATCCGTGAACGGCAGTGATGTCCGCGATTCGGTTATTAACGGTGAAATCGTGATGAAGGATCGTCAAATCCTGACCATGGATGAAGAGAAGATTCTCTACGAAAGTGGCAGGGCGCTGCCCCATGTAGCTGTCAGAGCGGGAATATAG
- a CDS encoding carbohydrate ABC transporter permease, with amino-acid sequence MNYTATPRRTLRRALKGILVRVISLSLMLYVLFPFLWLVLSSVKLPVELLSRPPVIIPEKLTFKYYANLFENGSFMTAVWNSLIVAGFTTLLSLVLGVFASYVFARLKFPGRKAVFLTILGSQMLPQMALLIPLFILMRMSGLLYTFQGLVLAYITFSLPYVVWMYYSFLQSLPHEIEEASRIDGCTRLQSIFRIMLPLSATGLTATGVFVFIGAWNEFLLASVLTDSGSRTLPSRISEFIGQDRIAYELMFPAGVISCIPVLVLVLYFQKYIVQGLTEGGVK; translated from the coding sequence ATGAATTACACAGCAACGCCCAGACGTACCCTCCGGCGTGCTCTCAAAGGCATTCTGGTTCGGGTCATTTCGCTCAGTCTGATGTTATATGTGCTTTTTCCCTTTCTGTGGCTGGTGCTGTCCAGCGTGAAGCTGCCTGTAGAACTGCTGTCGCGCCCGCCTGTCATCATCCCGGAGAAGCTTACGTTTAAATATTATGCCAACTTGTTTGAGAACGGTTCGTTTATGACTGCGGTATGGAACAGTCTGATCGTTGCCGGGTTTACAACTCTGCTGTCTCTCGTTCTGGGCGTGTTCGCGTCCTATGTATTCGCTAGACTGAAGTTTCCCGGCAGAAAGGCTGTGTTTCTGACAATACTCGGTTCGCAAATGCTGCCGCAGATGGCTTTACTGATTCCGTTGTTTATCTTGATGCGGATGAGCGGCTTGCTGTACACCTTCCAAGGCCTCGTACTGGCGTACATTACTTTTTCGCTGCCCTATGTCGTATGGATGTATTACTCCTTTTTGCAGTCTCTGCCGCATGAAATCGAGGAGGCTTCCCGGATAGACGGCTGTACACGTCTGCAGTCCATCTTCAGGATTATGCTGCCGCTGTCAGCGACGGGCCTTACAGCTACTGGAGTATTTGTCTTCATCGGAGCGTGGAATGAATTTCTGCTCGCTTCAGTCCTTACCGATTCCGGAAGCAGAACGCTTCCGTCCCGTATTAGCGAATTTATCGGCCAGGATCGCATCGCCTATGAACTGATGTTCCCGGCCGGGGTAATCTCCTGCATTCCTGTTCTGGTGCTGGTGCTGTATTTCCAGAAATATATTGTGCAAGGCCTGACGGAAGGCGGAGTGAAGTAA
- a CDS encoding ABC transporter substrate-binding protein encodes MKKEWWKLKKSLAIAGLALVTVVSGCSGSNAGENGEAGAAADGDKGEITVLYVGDQFWQDQAKEFEQVSGIKVNYEVVNFTEQHDKLATAFAGGSTEYDIVHVRDDFVAEFAPKGFLTPLDDLITEDMKANISDNYFTPMMNDGQIYGFPRYLWPWQFYYNKELFAEAGIENPPSTWAEFTAVAEKLKAKGITPYAEPWGETFSYTPFIVHLRSEGGEFWDEEQDIPTFNSPEGVRALQFMADMNLKSKIISPQSVQYDSTAPLADAFAQGTIAMMMNAPHTYPLANNPETSKITGQVGVALVPGAELKTASYAETGGLAIPASSKNKEQAMEYIKFVTSTEQEKAMAIGIGRIPADNVALQDTEVQEANPHFASVAEQMEYPYGMFKHEKAAAISTEVSRHISAAVAGRETPEEALKAAEANVLKMIGK; translated from the coding sequence ATGAAAAAGGAATGGTGGAAACTGAAGAAATCCCTGGCAATTGCAGGATTGGCATTGGTAACAGTGGTCTCGGGCTGCAGCGGATCAAATGCTGGAGAGAACGGCGAAGCAGGCGCAGCGGCTGACGGTGACAAAGGAGAGATTACCGTTTTGTACGTCGGAGACCAGTTCTGGCAGGATCAGGCTAAGGAATTTGAGCAGGTCTCTGGCATTAAAGTCAATTATGAAGTGGTTAACTTTACCGAGCAGCATGACAAGTTGGCCACCGCCTTCGCGGGCGGAAGCACAGAATATGACATTGTACATGTCCGTGATGATTTTGTAGCTGAATTTGCTCCGAAAGGCTTTCTTACGCCACTGGATGATCTCATTACAGAAGATATGAAAGCTAACATTTCCGATAACTATTTCACTCCAATGATGAATGACGGACAAATCTATGGATTTCCCCGCTACTTGTGGCCGTGGCAGTTCTACTACAACAAGGAGCTGTTTGCTGAGGCAGGCATAGAGAATCCTCCGTCAACCTGGGCCGAATTTACCGCTGTTGCCGAGAAGCTGAAGGCCAAGGGAATCACACCGTATGCCGAACCTTGGGGCGAAACCTTCTCCTATACACCGTTTATTGTTCATCTGCGATCTGAGGGCGGGGAATTCTGGGATGAGGAACAGGATATTCCGACCTTTAACAGTCCGGAGGGGGTGCGGGCACTTCAGTTCATGGCGGATATGAATTTGAAAAGCAAGATCATCAGTCCGCAATCAGTGCAGTATGACAGCACAGCACCATTAGCCGATGCTTTTGCACAAGGGACAATTGCCATGATGATGAATGCCCCGCATACCTATCCTTTGGCCAACAATCCGGAAACCTCCAAGATTACAGGACAGGTTGGGGTAGCCCTGGTACCTGGAGCGGAGCTTAAGACTGCCTCCTATGCCGAGACAGGCGGCCTTGCGATTCCGGCAAGCTCGAAGAATAAGGAGCAGGCGATGGAATACATCAAATTCGTAACTTCTACGGAACAGGAAAAAGCGATGGCAATCGGCATAGGCCGGATTCCTGCGGATAATGTTGCGCTCCAGGATACTGAGGTGCAGGAAGCTAATCCTCATTTTGCATCTGTAGCGGAGCAAATGGAGTACCCTTACGGAATGTTCAAGCATGAAAAGGCCGCTGCGATTTCCACTGAAGTGTCCAGACATATTTCGGCTGCCGTTGCCGGCCGGGAAACTCCTGAAGAAGCACTGAAAGCTGCCGAAGCTAACGTGCTGAAGATGATCGGGAAGTAA
- a CDS encoding carbohydrate ABC transporter permease, with protein sequence MDKANRFLMIFGRGREQEKKDRGMRKGGLLDRLDRLSDTSTAYLYLMPTLTLILLTVFVPMLYALFISFSKVAFTQGNMTYDFVGLSNYMQLLSDARFLNVLSNTVFFTVTKVVATLAIAFGISLTIYFGLWGAGFFKRIFLIPWALSNVVNSLMWQWMYSGDYGIFNEVLLKLGFIDEYQMWLVNEHTAMSAVLFADIWKSVPYVALLLLAAMQSIPRELHEASKVDGGGPITAFYHIILPHIKPVIMVLLVIETMWTLRVFDLIWLLTKGGPQDSTMTLNVFAYEQAFRNFDLGYGAAISYCITILTLIFTFFYMKTLKVEN encoded by the coding sequence ATGGATAAGGCAAACCGTTTTCTGATGATTTTTGGACGAGGCCGGGAACAGGAGAAGAAGGATAGAGGGATGAGGAAAGGCGGACTGCTGGACAGGCTGGATCGTCTGAGTGACACTTCGACAGCCTATCTGTATTTAATGCCTACGTTAACACTTATTTTGTTAACAGTATTTGTGCCGATGCTTTACGCACTGTTCATCTCCTTCAGCAAGGTAGCTTTTACGCAAGGCAATATGACCTATGATTTTGTCGGACTGAGTAATTACATGCAGCTTCTTTCCGACGCCCGTTTTCTGAATGTACTATCCAACACAGTGTTCTTCACTGTCACCAAGGTCGTAGCCACTCTGGCCATCGCCTTCGGCATCTCACTGACGATATATTTCGGGTTATGGGGGGCAGGTTTTTTCAAAAGGATCTTCCTGATTCCCTGGGCACTGTCCAATGTTGTCAATTCCCTGATGTGGCAATGGATGTATAGCGGAGACTACGGCATCTTTAACGAGGTACTGCTGAAGCTTGGCTTTATTGATGAATATCAAATGTGGCTGGTCAACGAACATACAGCCATGTCGGCAGTTTTGTTCGCGGATATATGGAAAAGTGTCCCCTATGTCGCCTTGCTGCTGCTGGCAGCCATGCAATCCATTCCCAGAGAGCTGCACGAAGCGTCCAAAGTGGATGGCGGCGGCCCAATAACCGCTTTCTATCATATCATTCTGCCTCATATCAAACCTGTCATCATGGTACTGCTCGTCATTGAGACGATGTGGACCTTACGGGTATTCGACCTGATCTGGCTGCTTACCAAAGGCGGGCCTCAGGACAGCACTATGACCCTTAACGTTTTCGCTTATGAACAGGCATTCCGCAACTTCGATCTAGGCTATGGAGCCGCAATCAGCTACTGCATTACGATTTTGACTCTGATATTCACCTTTTTCTATATGAAAACACTGAAAGTAGAGAATTAA
- a CDS encoding IclR family transcriptional regulator, producing the protein MKAESKPKTKPKLETANRMLLLLECFTDAKPEWGVTELSEELDCYKSVIHRMLSTLEERGYVTQNSVNKKYSLGLKLFELGMVVARGMNLPALAKPELKTLAEQTGETVLLTVVDGHSGVCIEKFESHESIKSTSQLGKRVPLYGGAPTKLLMAFLPESEQEEIIAAGLHAFSPFTETDPDTLREALAQIRKQDYSWTFQEVDMGSVGIAFPVRNHENQVVASISVLGPQFRMEDKMKKCHEFCRKAAQTLSLKLGSKWVYEAQITEN; encoded by the coding sequence ATGAAAGCAGAATCTAAGCCAAAAACGAAGCCCAAGCTCGAAACAGCGAACCGTATGCTGCTGCTGCTCGAATGTTTTACTGATGCCAAGCCGGAATGGGGAGTAACAGAACTGAGCGAGGAACTGGACTGTTATAAAAGTGTGATTCACCGCATGCTCTCTACTTTGGAGGAACGTGGATATGTTACCCAGAATTCTGTGAACAAAAAATACTCCCTCGGTTTGAAGCTGTTCGAACTGGGAATGGTGGTAGCCCGCGGTATGAACCTTCCTGCCCTGGCCAAGCCGGAGCTGAAAACGCTGGCCGAACAGACGGGAGAAACCGTGCTGTTGACGGTAGTGGACGGACACTCAGGCGTATGTATAGAGAAATTCGAGAGTCACGAATCGATCAAGTCAACCTCCCAGCTTGGAAAGAGAGTTCCGCTCTATGGCGGAGCCCCGACCAAGCTGCTTATGGCCTTTTTACCAGAGTCGGAGCAGGAGGAGATCATTGCCGCCGGCCTTCATGCATTTTCTCCTTTCACGGAGACCGACCCGGATACCCTTCGTGAAGCCCTCGCTCAAATCCGTAAGCAGGACTACAGCTGGACTTTTCAGGAAGTGGATATGGGCTCGGTAGGCATCGCTTTTCCTGTAAGAAATCATGAGAACCAGGTTGTTGCCTCGATATCCGTGCTTGGCCCCCAGTTCCGGATGGAGGACAAGATGAAGAAATGTCATGAATTTTGCAGAAAGGCTGCCCAGACACTTTCGTTGAAGTTAGGCTCCAAGTGGGTTTATGAGGCCCAAATCACGGAAAATTAG
- a CDS encoding YheC/YheD family protein, whose protein sequence is MGVDKLKPLSSKWLKTKVILNNGSIKPFIPDTQRYNKANLWSMISRYGMVYIKPEIGTYGMGVIKAEMLSPQNFAYQIEQKRLSFDNFDSFHASLVRLMHKRSYLIQRGIDLLKHNKRRFDIRVMIQLSPNNQWEATGIIGRLGHPKKIVTNYHSGGKPMDVHTLLESHASLKRRNELIQEMNELGLRIASHMKKKYPYLKQIGVDIGLDRKMKPWIIEVNAKPDPYIFNQLKDKTMYRRVIKYYRHAVKKTK, encoded by the coding sequence ATGGGGGTTGATAAATTGAAGCCGTTAAGCAGCAAATGGTTGAAAACAAAAGTGATCCTCAATAATGGTTCTATCAAACCATTCATACCTGATACGCAGCGATATAACAAAGCCAACCTGTGGTCCATGATCAGCAGATACGGTATGGTTTATATTAAACCCGAGATTGGCACTTACGGAATGGGTGTCATAAAGGCGGAAATGTTGAGTCCTCAGAACTTTGCCTATCAGATTGAACAAAAACGACTGTCGTTTGATAACTTTGACTCGTTCCATGCAAGTCTTGTACGTTTGATGCATAAAAGAAGCTATCTCATTCAGAGAGGAATTGACCTTCTGAAGCATAACAAGCGGCGTTTTGATATCAGAGTCATGATACAGTTAAGTCCCAATAATCAGTGGGAGGCTACGGGAATCATCGGTCGGCTCGGTCATCCCAAAAAAATCGTGACCAATTATCACAGTGGTGGTAAACCAATGGATGTTCACACATTGCTGGAATCTCATGCATCTCTGAAACGCAGAAATGAACTCATCCAGGAGATGAATGAGCTTGGATTACGTATTGCAAGCCACATGAAGAAAAAATACCCCTATCTTAAGCAGATCGGCGTTGATATTGGGCTGGACCGGAAAATGAAGCCTTGGATTATTGAAGTGAACGCCAAACCGGACCCTTATATTTTCAACCAATTAAAGGACAAGACAATGTATAGAAGAGTCATAAAATATTACCGCCATGCTGTTAAAAAAACAAAATAA
- a CDS encoding DUF6492 family protein gives MPVQHGINRAPMIDVLIPAIEKDLSTLPQVIDSIRRYVRHPIGQIYIVSPTSNKIRNLCSRKNCIFVNERSVLPITKNDINYQSSRWDRSGWLYQQLLKMNGDHIVSAKHFLVMDADTVLIKPHSFIVENRTVFYCRDWSQPEYFNTYRKLLNMKAPRPRSFVTHYMLFEKSKLSALKKKIETIHKLPWYKAIISTINKKKQFGFSEYETYANFMYSKNPASMILKSSMNKSLNMNASSLKEQQFRNFALKYRSLSFHKRKIYSKTPRA, from the coding sequence ATGCCAGTTCAGCATGGAATAAATCGTGCGCCTATGATCGATGTTCTAATACCTGCGATCGAAAAAGATTTGAGCACCCTCCCTCAAGTTATCGATAGTATTCGCCGTTATGTGCGACACCCGATTGGGCAGATTTATATTGTTTCCCCGACCAGCAACAAAATCAGAAACCTTTGTTCCCGCAAAAACTGCATTTTTGTTAACGAGCGATCAGTCCTGCCTATCACCAAAAACGATATAAATTATCAATCATCCCGCTGGGATCGCTCAGGCTGGTTATATCAACAACTGCTTAAAATGAACGGGGATCACATTGTGAGTGCGAAGCACTTTCTGGTGATGGATGCGGATACGGTGCTCATCAAACCTCATTCATTTATTGTTGAAAATAGGACGGTATTTTACTGTCGCGACTGGAGTCAGCCAGAATATTTCAACACCTATCGCAAGCTGTTAAACATGAAAGCGCCTCGCCCACGCTCTTTTGTCACCCATTATATGCTGTTCGAAAAATCGAAACTCTCTGCTTTGAAAAAGAAAATTGAAACGATTCATAAACTGCCATGGTACAAAGCGATTATCTCAACGATCAATAAGAAGAAGCAGTTTGGATTCTCTGAATATGAAACCTATGCCAATTTTATGTATTCGAAAAACCCGGCCAGCATGATCCTAAAGAGTTCCATGAATAAAAGTCTGAACATGAACGCTTCTTCGTTAAAAGAACAACAATTTCGAAATTTTGCGCTTAAATACCGATCTCTTTCCTTTCACAAACGTAAAATCTATAGTAAAACTCCCCGAGCTTAA
- a CDS encoding sugar phosphate nucleotidyltransferase, whose product MHIVLLCGGAGKRLWPLSNELRSKLFVDILPSPAGGRESMISRVCRQLDSSGLLDSTLIISHQDQTDITTRHTKGKIPVIGEPFKRGTFTAAALATLYLKSSGEAKPDDMICIAPADVFADEDFFMSFKLLPDILKQTQADIVLIGTRPTYASEQYGYILPGRKEPNGYAPVTKFIEKPELHVAETLLQHGALWNCGVYAFSLAFMLSHIEKNGLPVHYEQLLALYEQLPERSFDKQVAEPTQRAVVLPYEGVWQDVGSWDALCNQLDSNVLGHGRISESSPDSYIVNELPYPIHVIGVPGIITVASPDGILIANKKDSNEIKEQLGSIPLQPMYVEATWGSYRVMERSVEDENTIVTTLNMTLLPGKHIGLRLHRLGCRAWTVISGSGQVLINGQIRQVTPGNQFAITLNSLFSILAETRMVILEVQLGVPENEERMIYEAEDWKVMIDRAGSYKPAD is encoded by the coding sequence ATGCATATCGTACTGCTATGTGGCGGCGCAGGCAAAAGGCTTTGGCCGCTGTCCAATGAGCTTCGCTCCAAGCTGTTCGTGGATATACTTCCGTCACCTGCAGGTGGAAGAGAATCCATGATCAGCAGAGTATGCCGCCAGCTTGACAGCTCAGGCCTACTGGACTCAACGCTCATCATTTCCCATCAGGACCAGACTGACATTACCACCCGTCATACCAAAGGCAAGATACCCGTCATTGGAGAACCTTTTAAGCGTGGGACTTTTACTGCAGCTGCCTTGGCGACCTTGTATCTGAAATCCTCCGGAGAGGCTAAACCTGACGATATGATTTGTATCGCGCCAGCGGATGTGTTCGCAGATGAGGACTTTTTCATGAGCTTCAAATTACTTCCCGATATATTGAAACAGACTCAGGCCGATATCGTTTTAATTGGGACAAGGCCCACATATGCCTCAGAACAATATGGATACATCCTGCCAGGAAGAAAAGAACCTAATGGTTATGCACCGGTTACAAAATTTATAGAGAAACCTGAATTGCATGTCGCTGAAACCCTGCTGCAGCATGGCGCATTGTGGAATTGCGGGGTGTATGCTTTCTCTCTTGCGTTTATGTTGTCCCACATTGAAAAAAATGGCCTTCCGGTTCATTACGAGCAATTGTTAGCACTGTATGAACAGTTGCCTGAACGCAGTTTTGACAAACAAGTTGCTGAACCAACCCAACGGGCTGTTGTACTGCCATATGAGGGAGTATGGCAGGATGTCGGGAGCTGGGATGCACTGTGTAATCAGTTGGATTCCAATGTATTGGGACACGGCAGAATTTCCGAATCCTCCCCGGATTCCTACATCGTTAACGAACTCCCCTACCCAATCCACGTCATCGGAGTCCCTGGTATTATCACTGTCGCAAGTCCGGACGGAATTCTCATAGCCAACAAAAAAGATTCAAATGAAATTAAAGAGCAATTGGGCAGTATTCCACTGCAACCGATGTACGTTGAGGCAACTTGGGGCAGCTATCGCGTCATGGAGAGATCGGTCGAAGACGAAAATACAATCGTAACCACATTGAATATGACGCTTTTGCCTGGCAAACATATCGGATTACGCCTGCATCGATTAGGGTGCCGAGCATGGACTGTAATTTCAGGCAGTGGGCAGGTGCTTATTAACGGGCAGATCAGGCAGGTAACCCCAGGCAATCAGTTTGCGATTACCTTGAATAGCCTCTTTTCTATCCTGGCCGAAACCAGGATGGTAATTCTTGAGGTCCAGCTTGGTGTACCGGAGAATGAGGAACGAATGATTTATGAAGCAGAGGATTGGAAGGTAATGATAGATCGTGCTGGATCTTATAAACCAGCGGATTAA
- a CDS encoding TauD/TfdA dioxygenase family protein has product MTQLTVDTSRQIDLLAKRTIQGGPRFLQRLAEGLEDRPYTLFTLKPFGPVIGAEIEGVDLREHVSPEVKAELHRALLEWKVLFFRNQDITSQQQLNFARQGGELENHPFLPKGAAAVITRFEKDANMKGQENNWHADVTWRLEPSMGAVLRLSEVPPQGGDTLWADMGAAYDNLPDEVKERIDGLKAIHDFTPTFGRSMPAELLAQKQAEFPAAEHPVVRTHPETGRKTLFVNRVFTTRIVGLDEEEGEELLQYLFRQAEIPEYQVRFHWEKNSIALWDNRSTQHYASSDYYPNRRVAERISIIGDRPY; this is encoded by the coding sequence ATGACTCAATTAACCGTAGACACATCCCGACAAATTGATCTTTTAGCGAAACGCACGATACAAGGAGGGCCGCGTTTCCTGCAGCGTTTGGCTGAAGGATTGGAAGACCGTCCTTACACGTTATTCACGCTCAAGCCTTTTGGTCCTGTTATTGGCGCCGAGATTGAAGGCGTTGACTTAAGGGAGCATGTGTCGCCAGAGGTTAAGGCTGAGCTGCACCGTGCATTGCTGGAATGGAAGGTTCTTTTCTTCCGCAACCAGGACATTACTAGCCAGCAGCAGCTGAATTTTGCGAGACAAGGGGGAGAACTTGAGAATCATCCGTTCCTGCCAAAAGGTGCGGCAGCGGTGATTACCCGTTTTGAGAAAGATGCGAATATGAAGGGGCAGGAGAACAACTGGCATGCAGATGTCACCTGGCGTCTTGAGCCTTCCATGGGTGCCGTTCTTCGATTGTCCGAGGTGCCGCCGCAAGGCGGGGATACGCTGTGGGCGGATATGGGCGCTGCTTATGACAACCTTCCAGATGAGGTGAAGGAGCGCATTGACGGGCTGAAGGCCATTCACGATTTCACGCCAACCTTCGGGCGGTCAATGCCGGCTGAGCTGCTGGCACAGAAGCAGGCGGAATTCCCTGCAGCCGAGCATCCGGTTGTTCGCACGCATCCGGAGACGGGGCGAAAAACCCTGTTTGTTAATCGGGTATTTACGACTCGAATTGTCGGTCTGGATGAGGAGGAAGGAGAGGAGCTGCTCCAGTACCTGTTCCGTCAGGCAGAAATTCCGGAATACCAAGTGCGCTTCCATTGGGAGAAAAATTCAATTGCGCTCTGGGATAACCGTTCAACCCAGCATTACGCTTCTTCCGATTATTATCCAAACCGTCGCGTAGCGGAGCGGATTTCCATTATTGGTGACCGTCCTTATTAA
- a CDS encoding TetR/AcrR family transcriptional regulator: MARNVIKDQQQRELRRNQILSAAASVFTVRGVAVAKISDIATEAGLSYGHVYNFFESKEKILLALVQSSQERYTELLLEARGGSGTALDKLSWLIEQYIQKGSTSTNFWIVLQAQATEVLNPEDKAEINQKAQANRDLLADIIRDGQAEGTIVEGDAVELATLLLSLFQSTSIWGYRGFGEPSDHAADIMLRLVVKK; encoded by the coding sequence ATGGCCAGGAACGTCATCAAAGACCAGCAGCAGAGGGAACTGCGCCGCAATCAGATATTGTCGGCAGCGGCTTCCGTATTTACCGTGCGCGGCGTAGCCGTAGCGAAAATATCCGATATTGCGACCGAAGCGGGATTAAGCTACGGTCATGTTTATAATTTTTTTGAATCCAAGGAGAAGATCCTATTGGCGCTTGTACAGTCTTCACAGGAGAGATATACCGAGCTGCTGCTCGAAGCCCGCGGCGGCAGCGGAACAGCATTGGACAAACTTAGCTGGCTCATCGAACAATACATACAGAAGGGCAGTACGTCCACGAATTTCTGGATCGTACTGCAGGCGCAGGCGACCGAAGTGTTAAATCCGGAGGATAAAGCGGAGATCAATCAGAAAGCACAGGCTAACCGTGACCTGCTCGCTGACATTATACGTGACGGGCAGGCGGAGGGTACAATCGTGGAAGGAGATGCGGTTGAACTAGCTACGTTGCTGCTGTCGCTGTTTCAAAGCACATCGATATGGGGTTACCGCGGCTTCGGCGAGCCTTCCGATCATGCCGCCGATATTATGCTGAGGCTTGTTGTAAAAAAGTAA
- a CDS encoding GyrI-like domain-containing protein, which yields MKIPQTPMPSVVKRPVKNINGDIVTDFTLTDFESIRVTGIAFEVDLADDDYKSKIRSHSDKLLQSIDETVSGPCYIIYSNCLPNSTRFRVLFGIPYDIQINKDSYFTIDVPQLFCAKFKYFGDLLEIGDILKTDYARFLKISRQETEDSHIELIQAFDDIHNFQSAFHIYAPIKKLPIDSAY from the coding sequence ATGAAAATCCCACAAACACCAATGCCTTCAGTGGTCAAAAGACCTGTAAAGAACATCAATGGTGATATTGTCACGGACTTCACCCTAACAGACTTTGAATCCATACGGGTTACCGGAATAGCTTTTGAAGTTGATCTGGCTGACGATGATTATAAGTCAAAAATTCGCTCTCATTCCGACAAATTATTGCAGTCAATTGATGAAACAGTAAGTGGCCCATGTTATATCATCTATTCAAATTGCCTGCCTAATTCAACCCGTTTTAGAGTCCTGTTTGGAATCCCATATGACATTCAGATCAATAAAGATTCTTACTTTACTATTGACGTACCACAACTCTTCTGTGCCAAATTCAAGTATTTCGGTGATCTCCTTGAAATTGGAGATATCCTTAAAACTGATTATGCAAGATTTTTGAAAATTTCCAGACAGGAAACAGAGGACTCACATATTGAGCTCATTCAAGCTTTTGATGATATTCACAATTTCCAATCTGCCTTCCACATTTATGCACCTATCAAAAAACTGCCGATTGATTCAGCATATTAA